One genomic window of Opitutia bacterium includes the following:
- a CDS encoding ABC transporter ATP-binding protein, protein MISIQIQQLTKRFGDVVALHGLDLTIAPGELFFLLGPSGCGKTTLLRCMAGFYIPEAGTISFGNEDVTRLEPHKRNTGMMFQSYALWPHLTVAENVAFGLHERKVPAAELKERVREALASVRMESYADRKPNLLSGGQQQRVALARALVIRPRCLLLDEPLSNLDAKLRLEMRAEIRRVCKEFKLTTVYVTHDQKEALSIADRMAILDHGRILQVGTPREVYKRPTTQVVANFIGETDFLPGKVLRWGDGTVTVETTVGNFDGIPGDPALSPEVGAAVTVSIRPECWELHREAQPRNCVRGRIGESVYLGEVAQYEFVTSGEGARLKIFELNPRFVDGAQRGELFAAVQPEDVVVLTA, encoded by the coding sequence ATGATCTCCATCCAGATCCAGCAACTGACAAAGCGCTTTGGCGACGTCGTGGCGCTGCACGGTCTGGACCTCACGATCGCGCCCGGTGAGCTGTTTTTCCTGCTCGGCCCGAGTGGCTGTGGCAAAACCACGCTGCTGCGGTGCATGGCCGGCTTCTACATTCCGGAGGCGGGGACGATCTCATTCGGCAACGAGGACGTCACTCGCCTCGAGCCGCACAAGCGGAACACCGGAATGATGTTTCAGAGCTACGCGCTGTGGCCGCACCTGACCGTGGCGGAGAACGTGGCGTTCGGTCTACATGAGCGGAAAGTGCCCGCGGCCGAACTGAAGGAACGCGTGCGCGAGGCGCTCGCGTCGGTGCGGATGGAGAGTTACGCCGACCGGAAGCCGAACCTGCTCTCCGGCGGCCAGCAGCAGCGCGTGGCGCTCGCGCGAGCGCTCGTGATCCGGCCACGCTGCCTGTTGCTCGACGAACCGCTCTCGAACCTCGACGCCAAGCTCCGCCTCGAGATGCGCGCCGAAATCCGCCGGGTGTGCAAGGAGTTCAAACTCACCACGGTCTACGTCACGCACGACCAGAAGGAGGCGCTGTCGATCGCCGACCGGATGGCGATCCTCGACCACGGACGCATCCTGCAAGTCGGCACGCCGCGCGAGGTCTACAAGCGGCCGACGACGCAGGTCGTCGCGAATTTCATTGGCGAAACGGATTTCCTTCCGGGCAAAGTGCTGCGCTGGGGCGACGGCACCGTGACCGTCGAGACGACCGTGGGGAATTTCGATGGCATCCCCGGCGATCCGGCTCTCTCGCCCGAGGTCGGCGCGGCCGTCACGGTATCGATCCGGCCTGAATGCTGGGAGCTGCATCGCGAGGCGCAGCCGCGGAACTGCGTGCGTGGCCGCATTGGCGAATCGGTCTATCTTGGCGAGGTCGCGCAATACGAGTTCGTGACTTCGGGCGAAGGCGCGCGCTTGAAAATTTTCGAACTCAACCCGCGGTTCGTGGACGGCGCGCAGCGCGGCGAGCTGTTCGCCGCCGTGCAGCCCGAGGACGTGGTGGTCTTGACCGCGTGA
- the hpt gene encoding hypoxanthine phosphoribosyltransferase: MARTKPTIPELKHLDHVLVSEPAIRRRVASLAEQINKAYRGKDLTVIAVVNGALIFTADLLRHMRSPLRLDCIRASSYHAGTSATGKPVIIDNLKLDIAGQHVLLVDDILDTGNTLSAVHELLLAKKAASVRTCVLLDKKARRVVPFEAEYVGFEIPNEFVVGYGLDFNERYRNLPCIGVLKPKFYSGKI, translated from the coding sequence ATGGCCCGCACCAAGCCCACGATTCCCGAGCTCAAGCACCTCGACCACGTGCTCGTGAGCGAACCCGCCATCCGCCGCCGCGTCGCCTCGCTCGCCGAGCAGATCAACAAAGCCTATCGCGGCAAGGACCTCACTGTGATCGCCGTCGTGAACGGCGCCCTCATCTTCACCGCCGATCTGCTGCGCCACATGCGTTCGCCGCTGCGGTTGGACTGCATCCGCGCATCGAGCTACCACGCCGGCACGTCCGCGACCGGCAAGCCCGTCATCATCGACAACCTGAAACTGGATATCGCGGGCCAACACGTGCTGCTCGTCGATGACATCCTCGACACCGGCAACACGCTCTCCGCCGTCCACGAGTTGCTCCTCGCGAAGAAAGCCGCGTCCGTCCGCACCTGCGTGCTGCTCGACAAGAAGGCGCGCCGCGTCGTGCCGTTCGAGGCGGAATACGTTGGCTTCGAAATCCCGAACGAGTTCGTCGTCGGCTACGGCCTCGATTTCAACGAGCGCTACCGTAATCTGCCCTGCATCGGCGTGCTGAAGCCCAAGTTTTACTCGGGAAAAATCTGA
- a CDS encoding ATP-binding cassette domain-containing protein, whose translation MPAPLLFDFRQLTVYRGERRALHGLDLQLRAGEHVAILGPNGCGKSTLIKTLTRELYPLTDTPGYRFQLLGEEFADITDFRRKLGLVALDQMLKLSYEVTERRVTGLELVLSGFFDSIGLWPHMRPTLAQRRRAYAILRELGIAHLATRSLKEMSSGEQRRCFIGRALVHDPAALLLDEPTTSLDPAAVIEFRRTLRKLCRRDKSVVLVTHNVADLVPEIYRVLLMRDGRIVADGAPRHVLSSSALSDLFGAPLRLVRTRGHYDLVSR comes from the coding sequence ATGCCCGCGCCGCTGCTCTTCGATTTTCGCCAACTCACCGTCTACCGCGGCGAACGGCGCGCGCTCCACGGGCTCGATCTCCAGCTTCGCGCGGGTGAGCACGTGGCCATTCTCGGCCCGAACGGCTGCGGCAAGTCGACGCTGATCAAGACGCTCACGCGCGAACTCTACCCGCTCACCGACACTCCCGGCTATCGCTTCCAGCTCCTCGGCGAGGAATTCGCCGACATCACGGACTTTCGCCGCAAGCTCGGTCTCGTCGCGCTCGATCAGATGCTGAAGCTCTCTTACGAAGTGACAGAGCGCCGCGTCACAGGTCTCGAATTGGTGCTCTCCGGCTTCTTCGACAGCATCGGTCTCTGGCCGCACATGCGGCCGACGCTCGCCCAACGCCGGCGCGCCTACGCGATCCTGCGCGAACTCGGCATCGCGCATCTCGCCACGCGCTCGCTCAAGGAAATGTCGTCCGGCGAACAACGCCGGTGCTTCATTGGCCGCGCACTCGTTCACGATCCTGCCGCGCTGTTGCTCGACGAACCGACGACCAGCCTCGATCCGGCGGCGGTGATCGAGTTTCGCCGCACGTTGCGCAAGCTGTGTCGGCGCGACAAGAGCGTCGTGCTCGTGACGCACAACGTCGCTGATCTCGTGCCCGAAATCTACCGCGTGCTCCTGATGCGCGACGGTCGCATCGTCGCCGACGGCGCGCCGCGTCACGTGCTCAGCTCGTCCGCGCTATCGGATTTATTCGGTGCGCCTCTGCGGCTCGTCCGCACGCGTGGGCACTACGATCTGGTCAGCCGCTGA
- a CDS encoding HAD hydrolase-like protein, protein MANQWITFDCFGTLVDWHTGFADILRPLAGGRVGELIAAYHRYERPLEQERPHRLYADVLREGVARAAREIGLEVSAAAVDALPAHWGTQPVFADVEPALAALRAAGWKLAVLTNCDRALFAQTERGFRQPFDLVVTAEEVKDYKPSLAHFRHFWRVSGVERANWVHAACSFYHDIGPAREMDITRIWVDRDRTGENPAAATARIESLAELPAAVQRLTRS, encoded by the coding sequence ATGGCGAACCAATGGATCACCTTCGATTGCTTCGGCACGCTCGTGGATTGGCACACGGGCTTCGCCGACATCCTGCGTCCGCTCGCGGGCGGGCGCGTGGGCGAACTGATCGCTGCTTACCATCGCTACGAACGCCCGTTGGAGCAGGAGCGTCCGCACCGACTCTACGCCGACGTGCTGCGCGAGGGTGTCGCCCGCGCAGCACGCGAGATTGGTCTCGAGGTTTCGGCCGCCGCCGTCGACGCGTTGCCCGCCCACTGGGGCACGCAGCCCGTCTTCGCCGACGTCGAGCCCGCGTTGGCGGCGCTGCGAGCGGCCGGTTGGAAACTGGCCGTTCTCACCAACTGCGACCGTGCGCTCTTCGCGCAAACCGAGCGCGGTTTTCGCCAGCCTTTCGATCTGGTCGTGACGGCCGAGGAGGTGAAGGACTACAAGCCTTCGCTCGCGCACTTCCGGCACTTCTGGCGGGTGAGCGGCGTCGAGCGGGCGAATTGGGTGCACGCGGCGTGCAGTTTTTATCACGACATCGGTCCCGCTCGCGAAATGGACATCACGCGCATCTGGGTGGATCGCGACCGCACGGGCGAAAATCCCGCTGCGGCCACGGCGCGCATCGAGTCGCTCGCAGAGTTGCCCGCGGCCGTTCAGCGGCTGACCAGATCGTAG
- a CDS encoding adenosylhomocysteinase: protein MAKAKKSSAAKAQDYHVKDIGLADWGRKEISVAEHEMPGLMSVRAKFGPKKPLKGVRVTGSLHMTIQTAVLIETLVELGASVRWASCNIFSTQDHAASAIAAAGVPVFAWKGETLEEYWDLTWKAVSHPNGTGPQLVVDDGGDVTLLLHKGYEMEQGSDWVNSASGSHEEQVIKNLLKKIQKSQPGIFTAMVKEWRGVSEETTTGVHRLYQLHEQGKLLVPSINVNDSVTKSKFDNLYGCRESLADGLKRATDVMIAGKVACVCGYGDVGKGSAFSLKGFGARVIVTEIDPINALQAAMEGFEVNTVESTLGIADIYVTTTGNKDIITLEHMAKMKDQAIVCNIGHFDNEIQVDRLYKAKGVKRTNIKPQYDMFTFANGNSIYLLAEGRLVNLGCATGHPSFVMSNSFTNQTLAQLDLWKNKDVYKVGVYRLPKHLDEEVARLHLEKIGAKLTKLSKEQAAYLGVPVEGPYKPEHYRY, encoded by the coding sequence ATGGCCAAAGCCAAAAAATCTTCCGCTGCGAAGGCGCAGGACTACCACGTCAAGGACATCGGTCTCGCTGACTGGGGTCGCAAAGAAATCTCCGTCGCCGAGCACGAGATGCCCGGCCTCATGTCCGTCCGCGCCAAGTTCGGCCCCAAGAAGCCGCTCAAGGGCGTGCGCGTCACCGGTTCGCTGCACATGACGATCCAGACGGCCGTCCTCATCGAGACGCTCGTCGAACTCGGCGCCTCCGTGCGCTGGGCGTCGTGCAACATCTTCTCGACGCAGGATCACGCCGCCTCCGCCATCGCGGCCGCCGGCGTGCCGGTCTTCGCCTGGAAGGGCGAGACGCTTGAGGAATACTGGGATCTCACCTGGAAAGCCGTCAGCCATCCGAACGGCACCGGCCCGCAGCTCGTCGTCGACGACGGCGGCGACGTCACGCTCCTCCTCCACAAGGGTTACGAGATGGAGCAGGGCAGCGACTGGGTGAACAGCGCCTCCGGTTCGCACGAAGAGCAGGTCATCAAGAACCTCCTCAAGAAAATCCAGAAGTCGCAGCCCGGCATCTTCACCGCGATGGTGAAGGAGTGGCGCGGCGTCTCGGAAGAGACCACGACCGGCGTCCACCGCCTCTACCAGCTCCACGAGCAAGGCAAGCTCCTCGTCCCGTCGATCAACGTCAACGACTCGGTCACGAAGTCGAAGTTCGACAATCTCTACGGCTGCCGCGAGTCGCTCGCCGACGGCCTCAAGCGCGCCACCGACGTAATGATCGCCGGCAAGGTCGCGTGCGTGTGCGGCTACGGCGACGTGGGCAAGGGCTCCGCGTTTTCGCTCAAGGGCTTCGGCGCGCGCGTCATCGTCACCGAAATCGACCCCATCAACGCCCTCCAGGCCGCGATGGAAGGCTTCGAGGTCAACACGGTCGAGTCCACGCTCGGCATCGCCGACATCTACGTCACGACGACCGGCAACAAGGACATCATCACGCTCGAGCACATGGCGAAGATGAAGGACCAGGCCATCGTCTGTAACATCGGCCACTTCGACAACGAGATCCAGGTCGACCGCCTCTACAAGGCCAAGGGCGTCAAGCGCACGAACATCAAGCCGCAATACGACATGTTCACGTTCGCCAACGGCAACAGCATCTACCTGCTCGCCGAAGGCCGCCTCGTGAACCTCGGTTGCGCCACCGGCCACCCGTCGTTCGTCATGTCGAACTCCTTCACCAACCAGACGCTCGCCCAGCTCGACCTCTGGAAGAACAAGGACGTCTACAAGGTCGGCGTCTACCGCCTGCCCAAGCACCTCGACGAAGAAGTCGCGCGCCTGCACCTCGAGAAGATCGGCGCCAAGCTGACCAAACTCTCTAAGGAGCAAGCCGCCTACCTCGGCGTCCCGGTCGAAGGCCCCTACAAGCCCGAGCACTACCGCTACTGA